In Homo sapiens chromosome 11, GRCh38.p14 Primary Assembly, one DNA window encodes the following:
- the WNT11 gene encoding protein Wnt-11 isoform X1 gives MRARPQVCEALLFALALQTGVCYGIKWLALSKTPSALALNQTQHCKQLEGLVSAQVQLCRSNLELMHTVVHAAREVMKACRRAFADMRWNCSSIELAPNYLLDLERASADLPLPPSGTRESAFVYALSAAAISHAIARACTSGDLPGCSCGPVPGEPPGPGNRWGGCADNLSYGLLMGAKFSDAPMKVKKTGSQANKLMRLHNSEVGRQALRASLEMKCKCHGVSGSCSIRTCWKGLQELQDVAADLKTRYLSATKVVHRPMGTRKHLVPKDLDIRPVKDSELVYLQSSPDFCMKNEKVGSHGTQDRQCNKTSNGSDSCDLMCCGRGYNPYTDRVVERCHCKYHWCCYVTCRRCERTVERYVCK, from the exons GGCGCTGTCCAAGACACCATCGGCCCTGGCACTGAACCAGACGCAACACTGCAAGCAGCTGGAGGGTCTGGTGTCTGCACAGGTGCAGCTGTGCCGCAGCAACCTGGAGCTCATGCACACGGTGGTGCACGCCGCCCGCGAGGTCATGAAGGCCTGTCGCCGGGCCTTTGCCGACATGCGCTGGAACTGCTCCTCCATTGAGCTCGCCCCCAACTATTTGCTTGACCTGGAGAGAG CGTCGGCTGAccttcccctcccaccctcaGGGACCCGGGAGTCGGCCTTCGTGTATGCGCTGTCGGCCGCCGCCATCAGCCACGCCATCGCCCGGGCCTGCACCTCCGGCGACCTGCCCGGCTGCTCCTGCGGCCCCGTCCCAGGTGAGCCACCCGGGCCCGGGAACCGCTGGGGAGGATGTGCGGACAACCTCAGCTACGGGCTCCTCATGGGGGCCAAGTTTTCCGATGCTCCTATGAAGGTGAAAAAAACAGGATCCCAAGCCAATAAACTGATGCGTCTACACAACAGTGAAGTGGGGAGACAG GCTCTGCGCGCCTCTCTGGAAATGAAGTGTAAGTGCCATGGGGTGTCTGGCTCCTGCTCCATCCGCACCTGCTGGAAGGGGCTGCAGGAGCTGCAGGATGTGGCTGCTGACCTCAAGACCCGATACCTGTCGGCCACCAAGGTAGTGCACCGACCCATGGGCACCCGCAAGCACCTGGTGCCCAAGGACCTGGATATCCGGCCTGTGAAGGACTCGGAACTCGTCTATCTGCAGAGCTCACCTGACTTCTGCATGAAGAATGAGAAGGTGGGCTCCCACGGGACACAAGACAG GCAGTGCAACAAGACATCCAACGGAAGCGACAGCTGCGACCTTATGTGCTGCGGGCGTGGCTACAACCCCTACACAGACCGCGTGGTCGAGCGGTGCCACTGTAAGTACCACTGGTGCTGCTACGTCACCTGCCGCAGGTGTGAGCGTACCGTGGAGCGCTATGTCTGCAAGTGA
- the WNT11 gene encoding protein Wnt-11 isoform X2, producing the protein MRARPQVCEALLFALALQTGVCYGIKWLALSKTPSALALNQTQHCKQLEGLVSAQVQLCRSNLELMHTVVHAAREVMKACRRAFADMRWNCSSIELAPNYLLDLERGTRESAFVYALSAAAISHAIARACTSGDLPGCSCGPVPGEPPGPGNRWGGCADNLSYGLLMGAKFSDAPMKVKKTGSQANKLMRLHNSEVGRQALRASLEMKCKCHGVSGSCSIRTCWKGLQELQDVAADLKTRYLSATKVVHRPMGTRKHLVPKDLDIRPVKDSELVYLQSSPDFCMKNEKVGSHGTQDRQCNKTSNGSDSCDLMCCGRGYNPYTDRVVERCHCKYHWCCYVTCRRCERTVERYVCK; encoded by the exons GGCGCTGTCCAAGACACCATCGGCCCTGGCACTGAACCAGACGCAACACTGCAAGCAGCTGGAGGGTCTGGTGTCTGCACAGGTGCAGCTGTGCCGCAGCAACCTGGAGCTCATGCACACGGTGGTGCACGCCGCCCGCGAGGTCATGAAGGCCTGTCGCCGGGCCTTTGCCGACATGCGCTGGAACTGCTCCTCCATTGAGCTCGCCCCCAACTATTTGCTTGACCTGGAGAGAG GGACCCGGGAGTCGGCCTTCGTGTATGCGCTGTCGGCCGCCGCCATCAGCCACGCCATCGCCCGGGCCTGCACCTCCGGCGACCTGCCCGGCTGCTCCTGCGGCCCCGTCCCAGGTGAGCCACCCGGGCCCGGGAACCGCTGGGGAGGATGTGCGGACAACCTCAGCTACGGGCTCCTCATGGGGGCCAAGTTTTCCGATGCTCCTATGAAGGTGAAAAAAACAGGATCCCAAGCCAATAAACTGATGCGTCTACACAACAGTGAAGTGGGGAGACAG GCTCTGCGCGCCTCTCTGGAAATGAAGTGTAAGTGCCATGGGGTGTCTGGCTCCTGCTCCATCCGCACCTGCTGGAAGGGGCTGCAGGAGCTGCAGGATGTGGCTGCTGACCTCAAGACCCGATACCTGTCGGCCACCAAGGTAGTGCACCGACCCATGGGCACCCGCAAGCACCTGGTGCCCAAGGACCTGGATATCCGGCCTGTGAAGGACTCGGAACTCGTCTATCTGCAGAGCTCACCTGACTTCTGCATGAAGAATGAGAAGGTGGGCTCCCACGGGACACAAGACAG GCAGTGCAACAAGACATCCAACGGAAGCGACAGCTGCGACCTTATGTGCTGCGGGCGTGGCTACAACCCCTACACAGACCGCGTGGTCGAGCGGTGCCACTGTAAGTACCACTGGTGCTGCTACGTCACCTGCCGCAGGTGTGAGCGTACCGTGGAGCGCTATGTCTGCAAGTGA